One Hoplias malabaricus isolate fHopMal1 chromosome 12, fHopMal1.hap1, whole genome shotgun sequence genomic window, agaacacaccacactcctcacagtcacctggaggaaaccaatgcaggcacagggagaacacaccacactcctcacagacagtcacccggaggaaacacacacagacacagggagaacacaccacactcctcacagacagtcacccggaggaaacacacacagacacagggagaacacactcctcacagacagtcacctggaggaaaccaatgcagacacagagagaacacacctcactcctcacagacagtcacccggaggaaacccacgcagacacagggagaacacaccacactcctcacagacagtcacccggaggaaacccacgcagacacagggagaacacaccacacttctcacagacagtcacccggaggaaacacacacagacacagggagaacacactcctcacagacagtcacccggaggaaaccaatgcagacacagagagaacacacctcactcctcacagacagtcacccggaggaaacccaagcagacacagggagaacacaccacacagtcacccggagctgtgtgactacctgctgcgccaccgtgccgcccttggatacaatattatcctcaaaaaaagaacaaatcaaTACAGATGCTTgtgcagtgcttttttttttgatggaaCACATAAggaatgcagtgatgaatacGTTTTTCTCGCTtgctatttttaatatttaggtCATTATTTTGTTGAGTAAACTGACAATcataatttttaatactatacAACAGTTaccaaaaaaagacaaaagagcaggagaatgttttaaCTTTGCATTTAATTATCAACAATGTGTATTTACAGTTAATATGTTAGTTAAATGGTAACCCTAATGATTAGATGTAGGTTATTTATTCTGTATAATAATTTGCATCTGCTTTATATGTTTGGTCTAGTGTTGACCTTTTTTTGACACATTGTTGCTCTCAATGAGATAAAATCAGTTTCCACTCATGCTTATAAAGTTGCTTAGTCAAGAACCTATAACTTTGAATTACTGACATTTTGTAGGTGGTGTCTAAGCCAAAAACTTTCATTTTGTCAACATAGTAGAGCATGTGGGTTCAGACATAAATAAACATGCTCTTAAAAATCACCACCTATTGTGTTTGACGTGCAGCACCACCTGGAGCAGTTAAACCAGTTGGGTATGTTACTCTGGCACTGGACACTCAGTCTGATACCACTCCTTTCCCACAGCGTACCTGCTTGTGTCAGGCCTCGTCAGCTTTGTTTTCTGCTACAAACTTGGTCCCATCACCAACAAGCGGACACTAAACCTGATGACCTGGGGTCTGCAGGCGGTTGCCATGTTGATTGCCAGCTACGGGATCACCTACGCTCCACTTTCCTGGATGCTGCTGGGCATGCTGCTAATGTTAAAGATCCTGCCCGTGGGATTGGCCATTCTACAAGGGCTGTTGAGGTATGTAggcttagattttttttatgccTACGTTTTATTCTATTTGTCAAAACAAATCTCAAGATTTGTAGCTTCAGAGGCAACAAGGAAAATATGTAGACATTCGTCTTCCTGCTAGACGCAGTAAATGTGAAACCAAAGAAGAATTAGTATTTTGGGCTTCTGTTAATGATGTGATAATTGGGAACGTGCACAAGGATGTTAAACATATGCATACACTTGAACATTAGAATTTAAATATGATCCCACTATCGTATTTAAGTGTCTTTCAAATATACATACGTTTTCCTGTCCACAGCTACGTTTGTAGGCTGCGGAGTTACTTCTGGAGGAGGAGGCCCAAAACTAGGCTGCTAACGGAGGAGGAGTACAGGGAGCAAGGGGAGAGACACACTAAAGCTTCTTTGGAGGAGCTGAGGAAATACTGTAACAATCCTGGCTTCCCTGCATGGGAGACTGTGTTAAAGCTTCGCACTCCGCAAAGGTAACATAGACCACTATCGAAtgattttattctttcatgagttatttacaagtttctgaccgcttataaaatatgttcaaagtgctgcccattgtgttggattgtcaatgcaaccctcttctcccactcttcacacactgatagcaacaccgtaggagaaatgctagcacaggcttccagtatccgtagttttataacgttaaaaccaagcgcaccattgtttttcttgtgaaattctcaataggtttgatgtgtcacatgacccttttcctaacaaaaaacaaaacaaaagttggatccaaaatggccgacttcaaaatggccaccatagTCACCACCCATTCTGTTAATGATGTGATAATTGGGAACGTGCCCAAGGATGTTAAACATATGCATACACTTGAACATTAGAATTCTCAataggtttgatgtgtcacatgatcctcttcccactgaaaaaacaaaagttggatccaaaatggccgacttcaaaatggccgccatggtcaccacccattcTGTTAATGATGTGATAATTGGGAAAGTGCCCAAGGATGTTAAACATATGCATACACTTTAACATTAGaattgaaaagtttcccccctcccatatactaatgtgctacaaacaggaagttaatatcaccaaccattcccatttcattaaggtgtatccacataaatggcccaccctgtatatatatataatctcacaACTAGTGCCACACTGAATTGGTAAGTGTATGTTAAGATTTCTAATACCCAATTTAAACAGAGAAGTGTGATTAGATCCAAGTGAATTCAGACCTGTGATTCTCATTAAAGCCTCATGGCCCCGTATTACATTGGTATCTAATCTAAGAGCATGTATAACATAGAATTAAAACCCATTACCCTTCTGAAATCTGCCACTTTAACCCAGTAACGTGAATGCACACTACAGCCTGACTCCTGACCAGCACTTGCACTGTCTCTACATAGGTTTGCTGAGTTCTTGCGAGGTGGATCCCATGTCGCTGCCTCGGAGCAGCTGAGCCATGAGCAATCCTTCAGCCTTGGAGCAGAGCACGATGAAGACACACATTGTTACACGGCCAACTCGTCGCCCACATCGGAAGACCTCAGTGAAGATGAGCTCCATTCATATCACAGTCGTCTAACTCCTTCATATTCTAATCCTCCAAGTCCAAGCCCCTTCACTTCGTTTCCTGCCCTGCCCAGCCCACCTGCTTACGGAGGCACAATCTGCCcatacccccccacccctctcagCCCACAGCCACAGCCTGCCCTTATAGAAGACGACGATGAGCCTTTCTAAGATAAAATACGACTCTGCCCTGCACTGATCTAATGCAAAATTCTTTTTAAGCTTATTCAAATGATTGCTGAAAAACTTAGTAGTATAAGATCGAGCGGGAGAGTGAAGAACACGGGAAGAACAGCTGTCTTATCATCAGGGCTTTGAGACAGGCAGCGTTTTATTTCCCTGCTCTCTTCCTGTTTTAAATCATCTCCACCACAAACCTCTGGgatttttacttttacagcagCCACCTCAAGCTTCATTTCTTACTTTTATCCTTGAGATGTAAACACTCTAAGGTCTCTGTAGAACTGGGAATTCTgctttattttgtataaatgttAATAACAAGCTTAGAATTGATCTGAACCATGAGACCTTCTTTGTTACTCAGAGAAACACTGCCCTCCAGTGTTTGCCTGTGGAATGATCCCTCAGTCAACACACTCCCATCATTGGTGCACATAGTAAACTTGTTTTAATGCAGTTTTAAATTCAGATGTGAATATTATGCTATTTTTTATCTCCCCAAGAAGACCATCACATCAGTTTTGACTTTGAATGCTGAATATAATCGGCCAGTACTGCCATCCTTTCAGGTTCTTTATGTAAGCTTCTTCTCATAAACTGTAATCTATTCATAATGCAAAGATTTTCACAGAAACTtgagtttttaaatgtttaataaatacaaatgacaTTGGAATTTCAGATGTCAGAATGTATATCACCAATGCATTACATGTAAACATCTTGTTCTTGCTTTGGGTGAGTAGTTACtgtgctgtgtatgtgtttattagGTGAAGTTCTAGGAAAACCCTGCTGGGCTTGTGATAGACTGAGCTCGTCAGGCTTTTTCGTCCTGAATTACATCTACAACGAGAAGCTATGCACTTTCTCTAAAACGTTTTAAGGTGTTTCCAGGATAAACTCTAGCTGGATGAGGAAAAAGTGGATGAGTATGTTCAGAGGATATAGAGAGGTTAGCTACACTGGTGGCAGAAACGTTTAGAGTGTTTGGGTTCATTAAGACTTTGGGCTTAAACAAGCAAGCTGCGATTTTCTCCAATGATATTTCTTCACGTTATgagccattacactgacacagAATCAGAAACGCTACAataaatagggtgaccagacgtcctcttttacccggacatgtcatctattttagacttaaaaaatgtccgggcggaatttcacaaacgtccggggttttgtttttctagagcttacatagaacttcgagaagtttcgctcacaaactagtcccgccctcccctactccgattggttcgcttgagtgagaagggggcgtggtgaagtagcctaaaatcttctgatttgacgctctgactgtagcgctaccgttattggtcgataaccttctctgtaaacatttaattaagaGACGTGTCCTTtatttcaccatctcagatctggtcaccctaacaaTAAACATCTTTTTAACATGGGACCCGCACTATGGAACATATACTGCCTTTTAGTTCCTGAATAAACCACTTTAATTATTCAAACTCTTGGGAGTTGGACATTTTTCCCCCAAAATATGTAAGTTATCTTTTCGACAAATGTAGTTTgcctaaaaaaaaatcaatgctaTTGCCAAACACAAGAAGTAGTCAAACGTCCACAGGAAGTGCAACATGTAAGTGAAAGCCAGACTGATTTAATAAAGGCAAGCCCTTGCATGAGGTCAATACACCTGACATCTGTTCTTTGGTCCAAAGTTCATACCTTCGTTCTGTATtcagtgtttacttttatgaaaCAATTTCCATTACAGTCAAACGGATATGACCCTCAATTTGAGAGCTCACTCTTCATTTAAGGATTTGTTGTTTGGAGGTAACTCTTGGGGAGGCTGAGCTGGGGACGTTGTAGGAGTCTGTACAGCCTCCTCTTTGTTAGAGAGGTCTTCTGATGATTTGCCCGCATCTGTCTGATCTGAGCCTCTCTGTTCATTCGGATCAGAGACGGGTTGAGCGGGATCTTTATGTTCGGGGGTTTGCTCTGGTGCATTTGGAGGTTGGCTGGATTGCGATGGAGCTTCTCCAGCAGGTGGCACTGTGGACTGTTCACTGCTCACCTACAAGCAAAGGACACATCACAAAACATGAGGCTTCGACAATTCGGTTAAAGGGGATTATCACTGATTTGTCTAAAGTTATGCTTAAATATAACCtctaagatgtaaaatatctcGTTTACATGGTAAAATCCTGCACTCTGGAGAAACACAGAGGATCAGTTGTTCATAGAGGAGGGCCCAACGGCTGAAGATATAATATCTCAAATATTTTTCCAagctatatttaaaatgtacctCACAGATAGCAATAACATGGAAAAACTATTAATTTGTGATAGTTTTAAGCAAGTTTTTCATAGAAACGGTATATTTCACGAAGGAGGGGCTCTCTGTGGATAATATAAACTAGGgcgaccagatctgagatggtgaaaaaaatAACGGTAGCTCCGCtaagaccgtccaatcagaagattttaggctactttaccacgcccccttctcacgcaagcgaaccaatcggagtagggaagggcgggactagtttgtgaaggaaacttctcgaagttctatgtaagctctagaaaaacaaaaccccggacgtttgtgaaattccgcccggacatttttttaagtctaaaaaagaggacatgtccgggtaaaagaggacgtctggtcaccctatattaaCCAAAACCAAGGACTGTCCAACAGATATCAATGGAAGTTTACTCACTTACAGAGAAATGACCCCTGGTTTTGTGATATACAGATTCGGGACACTCGAGAGTAGAAGCGGTGGATTAAaatttgctgcagtttgtgtttttaGGCTCTGCCCCATAGGTGAAGTTTTATGTACTTACGTCTCAGCAATGTTCTGGTCTACATTAAGTGTTTACACTGCAGTGCTTCACCAAATTAGACGTTTCCCATAACAACAGCCAATAGAAATAGGCCAACATTAACTACATTAGTGGAGTATGTAACATAGCAGTGTTATGATAATTAATATCAACTATCGGGATTATTGGGCCTTCTAATGTGAACAAAGATAAACACTGGAGGAATGAGCTGAATCTTGGTCAGTCCTctattcttctctttctccagaGTTTGGTACAAAGCTTGTGCAGGAAAATGGACAAACAGGCAGCGcaaacaagatctgaagagtgAAAGGAGGGCGGGCTGCGAGAGACTCTATCAAAGAGTTTCCATGACGAGACGTTAGAGGAATAAATTTAGAGTCTAGTGTTTATTTTTGCCAGCAAGACAGACACCACATTAAGTGAACAAACGTTACAGGAAGCAGCTAAATTCAGTTACGCTATGACAGcaaatcagaacagagaatAAAACAGAACAATAGTGCACACACCCAAAGAACAAAGTAGGTTTTCTCACCTTTCTTCTGAGCACAGAGAAAGCaggaatgtaaaacaaaaaagggGTTGAAAAGTTAGTTCAGATTTTCTTGAAACTGGATAACAATCACAAACACTGTTAACAGACCGCCAGAGTTAATGAGTTTAGAAAAAGGAATCAGGCCAATGAAAGATACCAGAGAGTTAAGTGGAACGATGCCATTCTAAAAGATGTTTAGTTGAGTTATGAGGTAATACCCTGCTTCAGGTGCTCCGTTTGTCACTGAGGGTACCAGCCTACCTGTGGGGTCTCCTGGGCCAGGGTCGGGTTATTGTTTTTCACCATAGAGACCATATCTCTGATCTGGTAGAGGGCGAAGGCGATGCTGACCCAAGGGGAAGTGGACACCACCCAGGCTGGCTTGGTCACATCCTCCTGCTCTTCCTGAGCCCTGCTCTTCTTGGCAGGAGCCTTGCTCTCCAGCCTTGGAGCCGACTCTGTGGGGTTCTGCACTATGTCTATGGTGGCGATAGGCACTGGACTAGAAGGCACCGGAATGTTCTCAGCCAGCATCGAGTCCCCTGTGGACAAACCTCTCAGTAAGATCAGTGTGTTTCACACAACGTCTGTGTGTCATGATACTGTGCTGAGTCTAAGTCTTTAATTGTTTTAAGAAAACCGTTTTTGCTTTTTGAATTGTTTTAGAATAATATTCAGAATAAAAACAGATGTACCTTTCTCCTCATTCTCCCCAATAAGACTCTGAATGAGAGCAAAGATGAGCAGAATGATGAGAGAAGCCATTCCTAAGCCCCTGAATGTTTCAGCCGCTCCTAAACAAGAAAAATACACTGTTAATGACCTACCATGAAGTtagtttatttctgtatttatttatttatgcatacATATGTATTATATGCAGAAACATCTGTTTTAATATCCATTGACAGGATGGAATACTCTCGTGACCATCATTCACTGAATGTGTCAGATACAGGTATGGCTggtatttgcatctttttccaTTGTGAAGTTCATACCGAAGTAGTTGACAAAGACTCCGCCCACCATGGCGCCGCAGCCACGCCCCAGGCCCAGATGCAGGCCCTGCAGGATGCCCTGCGCCGAGGTGCGCAAAGCTGGAGGAACTGCTGCACTCAGGAGAGAAATACATGCCGCCCAAACAGACGCATGAGTCAGACCTGCAGGACAGGATAACGTCAGACGAGATACCAAACTGGCCCTGCCATTATATCACTGTCACGAGAAGACATTGAAGCCTGCGCAGCTTTAGTTTTCTGAATTGATTAGTTGCTGTTATGAGTTCTTTtatttgcgtgtgtgtgtgtgttctggtgtaTTTGTCAGGTTCTGAGCACAGCCACTGTTGACCAGATATTGTTTGGCTGATGGACCATCCTCAGCAAAGTAGTGCCACTGGctaaatagtgtgtgtgtgtgtgtgtgtgtgtgttgtacttgtATGAGTGTATGAGACAGAGAAATTGCTGGTAGGGTCACTTCTCGGCTAAAGAGGCCATTAATGAATGGCCTAGAGAGCGATTATGGTTGAGAACAACAGATGGGTTTAAGTCAGTAATTGTACATCAATCTACAGACGCTAGAAGACAGGTCGGAGCTCAAAGGCCTTAGGGAAAATTACAGGGAAGTAGTTTCTATTAAAATGGATGagcataaataaacacatgtatataaattaattcatgAACAATGTCCAGATCCTGCtaagaatcactgggtacatgGCACAAAACGCCCTGGATGGGGTGCCAGTATATTagagggcaccacacacacacacatttaatttaCACACTCGCATCTACTGAGCCGTTTGAATAGCCAGTCCACCTCCTGGagcctgaggaaacccacgcagacacagagaaaacaccacactcttcacaagactctggaaatgtgtgacagtgacactccCTGGTGCTACACCGTGACGCCCCATATGTAAGATGTAAAGACACGGTGTGACGAGGTTTGGTTCCATTCCATTATGGACTATGAGTCTTCATTCAAATGATATGAAGTAATAAAAGGATTGTGTTGGATAGAAGACCGAAATGTCTCTTAGGTTTTGGAACGACACTCTGGagacatttgaaattaatttcaaCTCAAAGGAGTTTTGAGGTCAAACATTATCTTGGTCAATCAGTACAAAGTGACTCGGGCAGCAAGCCCATCCGGTCCTCCACGTCTGCGAGGTGAGAACTTGACAAACCTGGTGGCACATTTCAGCATATTTGTGAAAAACCGGCAACAGCAGCCAGACCGGCTTCTTCTGTATTTGGCTAACTGGCTCTTTAGGGGGTTGGTTAATGTTTTAAAGGCCTGTTAAACTAGAAAATGGCCACAGAATATCATTTACCATAACATTATCCACCAGTTCCCATTAACGTATATGAATTTAAATATCAACATGAATATGGATATGGACTCATTCGCCTTGTGTCACAACCTGCCACTTAAGATGTCAGCCTGTGTAAATTATTTTCAATGTAATAAGTCTGGGGTTTAATGGATTAACTTGTTAAAACCTGTTCCTAGAGTACAGCGTGTGAGTATGTCTTTGTTGGCCTGTACAGGACGGATCCACCAGTGAAAtcggagctgtgtgtgtgctacCGTGCCTCTATCACTATGTCACAGAAGCTCAATGCTGCCTTTATTGTTGGATTTGCTATAACACTTGCTGGGTGAATGTGCACAAACATTCAGACCTGAGTTCTACTGAAACTGAGATGaaagaaccaatagaaatgctccaatattATTTGGAATAAAGCCTCATTACATTGACTTGCATTAAAAACAGTAGTATAAAAGGATTATTACAGCCTCTGTGTTAAATGGGAAAGCATCGATATGTTCCAGTGCCACACTTTGTCGGATGAAATTTTGATCAGCTATTGCAACATTTAAGAGGGCGTTAGGTATGAAATAAGGCACGGGAGCTTAAATGAAGAAGCTGATTCATGCATTCAGCTCAACCCAGAGCTCTACACAGGCCTCCACATTAAACAGAGCCAGGCTGACAAGTCAACAGAGGCACAGAGAAGGGCACGCCTCATTTCTCTTACCTTGAAGGACCTCCATGGGCAGAACTACCCAAGCATTTTCCAGATAAGATATATACAGGTAGCGAGCAGTATTGCAGGCCAGGCCAATATACAGCACTCtgcagggagggagagaaaataGGACACAAAAGGCATGAAAATGGATAATAGCAACACTAAAACACCTCCCATCTCCAGTTATAACCCTGTGAAAAGAAACACAACCCTAGACTAGCCATCATATCCACAGCTAATAAAAGCCAAGCCCGTTTCTTTTAACAGAGATGTGGTCATGTTAAGACACAGTGCAGTTTGGCAATCATGACATTCAGCTCTGTTCTGTCTCTGGTAGAGAATGAGTCACTATCATCTATAAGGAGGGGCAGAGAGACGGAGAGTATAATGACTGAGCTAACATCTCAAGTTCAGCTACTGAATCTCAGAGCACACAGTCTTTCTGCTCTGACAATCTTCTACTATACACACAGAGGGTGtggctttttatttcattatcgTTATTGGTTCACTGTTATTGTTAAACGAGAGAAGAGACATGACTAAAAGTGTAACTGTGACAGGCGTTGCAGTGGTTACAATATGTACAGTTAAGGATATTGGAGCTGtaatacacaaatatacatacatacagagTGCATGGAAAGAGGCTGTATATAAGAGGTTGTAGATaggttacgttaaaaccaagcacaccattgtttttcttgtgaaattcccaataagtttgatgtgtcacatgaccctcttcccactgaaaaaacaaaagttggatccaaaatggccgacttcaaaatggccaccatggtcaccacccatcttgaaaagtttcccccctgccatatactaatgtgccacaaataggaagttaatatcaccttAATTATAAtacacaattatatatatatatatatatatatatatatatatatatacacacacaaacacacacagggtgggccatttatactcatgaaagaataatgttacgttaaaaccaagcacgccattgtttttcttgtgaaattcccaatatgtttgatgtgtctcatgaccctcttcccattgaaaaaacaaaagttggatacaaaatggccgacttcaaaatggccgccattgTCACCAcctatcttgaaaagtttcccccctcccatataccaatgtgccacaaacaggaagttaatatcaccaaccattcccattttattaaggtgtatccgtataaatggcccaccctgtagtttgTATGAACTGTGAGTACAGcattgtaaaaataataaatgtatgaaaataaaaagtataAGTGTAAAATAACTTTGTGTAGGTTTATACTAAATATGAATATCCAGTTATAATACAGAAGATAACGGTGTGTATTCCAAAATATtacaagacacacacaaaaatagaaGGTTTATTAATACAGTACAGATGGCATAGAGTAGAATGCGGTTTTGGGCAGAGCCACAGTTTCCTTTCTAACTGATAAAAATGTGGCACAGAAGCATGCACATGTTATGCAAGTAGGAACAGCCACTGGGTATGGAGCTGACAAAATTCCAACTATTTAGAGCGCAAATTCAACATCAGTTCATATAGATATAGCTGATATAACGCCTGGCGCATGTAAGGCATTCAAAGTGCATCACTTTAAACAGTTCATTAAGAAAGCACAGTCCTCTCCCTTTGCAGACAGTGTCACGTGACTCAGCTAAAGCTATAGCATGCAAACGCAGTGCTGATGGGACGAGCACCTGAGATATCCCATGCAAATTGGGGCAATACACATGGCCTTGGCTCTGTCCCTGACTTTTTCGGCACAGCTGGTTGGCTTTTTCCTATTGATCCACAAGTGCAGGAAGCCTGCTGGATCAATGGCTAAATGCACAGACAAAGCATGGCGAGCTAATGGGAGGATTGAGTTACATGGACCCATGGGCTTCTTTAGCACACAGAGCTGAAATGAGGCCACTAAAGAGAGAATAGACGTCAAACTGTGTGTAGCCAAGGCTTCGCGCTGCAGAACAATATACACGACGTGTCCAAACATATGTAGACGCATGTTATAAATAGTGAATTCAAttagctactttaaggtgcacctacTGTGGACCCAGTTGATGTGGACCACATACACAGGAGCCTAAGATCACCATGGCCATTGCCAAATGTCAGCTAAAGAGGTATAAAGTAGACGAAGCCCCGTTTAGTGCCCCCTGGGAAGACATAATAATCAGCAGTCATAATAATATGTAGCTTGCAGCATCTCCAGCATCTCATTCAATTATACTGCGCAGCAGATAGTAtcgtagtcacacagcaccagggttCTGGGTTTAAGTCCagctctgggcgactgtctgtgaggagtgtggtgtgttctccctgtgtctgcgtgggtttcctccggatgactgtctgtgaggagtgtggtgtgttctctctgtgtctgcgtgggtttcctccgggtgactgtctgtgaggagtgtggtgtgttctctctgtgtctgcgtgggtttcctccgggtgactgtctgtgagaagtgtggtgtgttctccctgtgtctgcgtgggtttcctccgggtgactgtctgtgaggagtgtggtgtgttctccctgtgtctgcgtgggtttcctccgggtgactgtctgtgaggagtgtggtgtgttctccctgtgtctgcgtgggtttcctccgggtgactgtctgtgaggagtgtggtgtgttctctctgtgtctgcgtgggtttcctccgggtgactgtctgtgaggagtgtggtgtgttctctctgtgtccgcgtgggtttcctccgggtgaatgtctgtgaggagtgtggtgtgttctccctgtgtccgcgtgggtttcctccgggtgactgtctgtgaggagtgtggtgtgttctccctgtgtctgcgtgtgtttcctccgggtgactgtctgtgaggagtgtggtgtgttctccctgtgtctgcgtgggtttcctctgggtgactgtctgtgaggagtgtggtgtgttctccctgtgtccctgtggatttgcgactcaaaagtgtccgtaggtgagtgtgtgtcgccctttgaaggactggcgccccctccagggtgtgttcctgccttgcacccaattattccaggtaggctttggacccaccgcgaccctgaactggataagcgcttacagacaatgaataaatgaatgttactTATAATAAATTGGGatctttatattaaaaattatatcTAATGAAGTGAGAAACATTATTTCACACATATTCATTACCAGATCTGGGGTCTGAGGGGAGCTGTTGGTTTCTGCTTCATTAGAACATCACAGAGAGATCAGATAAGTCTGTCCTGCATCACTtctatacaaaaataaatgagttaATTGGGCAGCAGATGATTCATTGATAAAGTCAGAGACTTTTCTGGCTCAGCACAGTGATTCGTCACTTTGTC contains:
- the nemp2 gene encoding nuclear envelope integral membrane protein 2: MFKIKAVVYMRSLCLISILSLAEGNSRYSYSDCTYVKGDYATTYYGSRCFCYTAAGIKWKDIWSTFQVSVTSSEDVFVVYPMETKNCHGPFKDLLTLTTCMIEPYWPSSVHKEKILDIPLAEEDVFFMTKSPRASAEYTLHVSKQRFNWMRFFLFVTGLTLFFFAGAVCRSALFFYISGMLLGMASILVFLLLVLKNFVPKRGLFLVLVGAGSGLSYLGLQKLKNEGDDFMRVYWREVLAYLLVSGLVSFVFCYKLGPITNKRTLNLMTWGLQAVAMLIASYGITYAPLSWMLLGMLLMLKILPVGLAILQGLLSYVCRLRSYFWRRRPKTRLLTEEEYREQGERHTKASLEELRKYCNNPGFPAWETVLKLRTPQRFAEFLRGGSHVAASEQLSHEQSFSLGAEHDEDTHCYTANSSPTSEDLSEDELHSYHSRLTPSYSNPPSPSPFTSFPALPSPPAYGGTICPYPPTPLSPQPQPALIEDDDEPF